A genomic segment from Panthera tigris isolate Pti1 chromosome A1, P.tigris_Pti1_mat1.1, whole genome shotgun sequence encodes:
- the ARSI gene encoding arylsulfatase I: MAMHALTGLSLVSLLSFGYLSWDRSKPSLAADGPGEAGVEQPSAAPPQPPHIIFILTDDQGYHDVGYHGSDIETPTLDRLAAEGVKLENYYIQPICTPSRSQLLTGRYQIHTGLQHSIIRPRQPNCLPLDQVTLPQKLQEAGYSTHMVGKWHLGFYRKECLPTRRGFDTFLGSLTGNVDYYTYDNCDGPGVCGFDLHEGESVAWGLSGQYSTMLYAQRVSHILASHSPRRPLFLYVAFQAVHTPLQSPREYLYRYRTMGNVARRKYAAMVTCMDEAVRNITWALKRYGFYNNSVIIFSSDNGGQTFSGGSNWPLRGRKGTYWEGGVRGLGFVHSPLLKRKRRTSRALVHITDWYPTLVGLAGGTASAADGLDGYDVWPAISEGRASPRTEILHNIDPLYNHARHGSLEAGFGIWNTAVQAAIRVGEWKLLTGDPGYGDWIPPQTLAAFPGSWWNLERMASARQAVWLFNISADPYEREDLAGQRPDVVRALLARLVDYNRTAIPVRYPAENPRAHPDFNGGAWGPWASDEEEEEEEEEAGRARSFSRGRRKKKCKICKLRSFFRKLNTRLMSQRI; the protein is encoded by the exons ATGGCGATGCACGCCCTCACTGGCCTCTCGCTGGTCAGCTTGCTTAGCTTCGGCTACCTGTCCTGGGACCGGTCCAAGCCGAGCCTGGCGGCCGACGGTCCCGGGGAGGCGGGCGTGGAGCAGCCCTCGGCCgctccaccccagcctccccataTCATCTTCATCCTCACCGACGACCAGGGCTACCACGACGTGGGCTACCATGGCTCAGATATTGAGACCCCTACGCTGGACCGGCTGGCAGCTGAGGGTGTCAAGTTGGAGAATTATTATATCCAGCCTATCTGCACCCCTTCGCGGAGCCAACTTCTCACTGGCAG GTACCAGATCCACACGGGACTCCAGCACTCCATCATCCGCCCACGGCAGCCCAACTGCCTGCCCCTGGACCAGGTGACGCTGCCCCAGAAGCTGCAGGAGGCGGGTTACTCTACCCACATGGTGGGCAAGTGGCACCTGGGCTTCTACCGGAAGGAGTGCCTGCCTACCCGCCGGGGCTTCGACACCTTCCTGGGCTCGCTCACGGGCAACGTGGACTACTACACCTACGACAACTGCGACGGGCCCGGGGTGTGTGGCTTTGACCTGCACGAGGGCGAGAGTGTGGCCTGGGGGCTCAGTGGCCAGTATTCCACTATGCTCTATGCCCAGCGTGTCAGCCACATCCTAGCCAGCCACAGCCCCCGGCGGCCCCTCTTCCTCTACGTGGCCTTCCAGGCGGTGCACACGCCCCTGCAGTCCCCTCGTGAGTACCTGTACCGCTATCGCACCATGGGCAACGTGGCCCGGCGGAAGTATGCGGCCATGGTCACCTGCATGGATGAGGCTGTGCGTAACATCACCTGGGCTCTCAAGCGCTATGGTTTCTACAACAACAGTGTCATCATCTTCTCCAGTGACAACGGCGGCCAGACCTTCTCGGGGGGCAGCAACTGGCCGCTGCGAGGACGCAAGGGCACTTACTGGGAAGGTGGTGTGCGTGGCCTGGGCTTTGTCCATAGCCCCCTGCTCAAGCGGAAGCGCCGGACCAGCCGGGCGCTGGTGCACATCACTGACTGGTACCCGACCCTGGTGGGTCTGGCAGGCGGCACCGCCTCGGCGGCCGATGGGCTGGATGGCTACGATGTGTGGCCGGCCATCAGCGAGGGCCGGGCCTCACCGCGCACAGAGATCCTGCACAACATTGACCCCCTCTACAACCATGCCCGGCACGGCTCCCTGGAGGCTGGCTTTGGCATCTGGAACACTGCCGTGCAGGCCGCCATCCGTGTGGGCGAGTGGAAGCTGCTAACAGGGGACCCTGGCTATGGCGATTGGATCCCACCACAGACGCTGGCCGCCTTCCCTGGCAGCTGGTGGAACCTCGAGCGCATGGCCAGTGCCCGCCAGGCAGTGTGGCTCTTCAATATCAGCGCTGACCCCTATGAACGGGAGGACCTGGCTGGCCAGCGGCCTGATGTGGTCCGTGCCCTGCTGGCCCGTCTGGTGGACTATAACCGCACAGCCATCCCTGTGCGCTACCCGGCTGAGAATCCCCGGGCCCACCCTGACTTTAACGGGGGTGCTTGGGGGCCCTGGGCCAgtgatgaggaagaagaggaagaggaggaagaggcaggcagggctCGAAGCTTCTCCCGAGGACGCCGCAAGAAAAAATGCAAGATTTGCAAGCTGCGATCCTTTTTTCGTAAACTCAACACCAGGCTGATGTCACAGCGGAtctga